TCTATCTGACTCATCTTTTGGTTTCGGATAGATATCCTGTTTGTCTACTCCTCTACTGCTTTTTTGCATGGAGAACTTTTCTGTTTGAGTACACCccttttattttctatatggAAGAATCAAAATCTTTCATTTGTGATGTCATTAAGTTTCAATATTTTGTAGTGTAATATTGTGGCAGCCTGTTTTGGTTTTTCATACTCATGATGTGCATGTAAGATGCAAACATGAATGTTCTAGTACATGCAGATTGAAAGATAAATGTACAGATAATGCTGTATGTATGTGAATGGTATGATGTAGCATCCCTGTGTATATTTATCGACCCAGACAACATGAATCCACTGACTCAACAAGTGATCAATACACAAATTCAGCATGGCTTGGTCTTGTAGTCCTACAGATTGTCAGATTTCACATTCAGGAAAATACAGACACATGTATGAGCAAGACTGTTATAGGGAGCAGTAATTAATGCCATGAGTAATTATTTCAAGTTCGAAAATAGAGAGTACCGGTACTTATACTGGTTTTAGCATCAttcagtgtaaaaaaaaaatgaaatgaatatacatgtacaaagaaacTTCTGTTGTTGACATGCTTATTATGTGGGTTCAAAACATCCCCAGACCTGTCCAAATATACTGGTAGACCTTTATTCTGTTTCAATTGACACTTCTCATTGTTGTCTGTGTGCAACGTTCCTTTGAGGTAAATGTCTCGCAAACACACCAAAATAATAACAGTGTAGGGCTATTATGTATTCAAGAATAGGGGAACCTCTTTGTGTGCATTATGAATCATAtcaaattatttgttttctgTGTATTTACAAAGCCAATATTGTGGGTGATATTATTGCCGTCAGAATTCAATCCACCTTACAACCAGACATTTTACAATGGAATGCTTTATGAAAAAACTGGTTATCAGCTAAGCAAACAAAATCGGTGGAATAAAAAAGTCTTCGCGTCCTTATCATAACCATTGATCAAGACATACTTTCACTTGATTTAAGTTTTTCTACTCTGGTAAATTGTATAAATTGAAAACTAAAGAGAATTTGTAAGAACTCCATGATGAATTGGTAAGTGAAGTTAAATGGTAAAAAACGGTGCTTTTGAATATGAGCAGTTATTGTGTCATATATCTGACAAAAGCAGAGAGCTGTTGAGGATTTAACAGGATTATACCTGGGCttttaactgtttgatttactaCAACCCCAACAGTGTATTCGTTACCGAGAGATGAAAGCAGGTGGAGAAACTATGTAAGGTAGCCCCCATTTCTCACTGTCCTCAACAATCATTTGTGAAGCATTTGCATGTGTGGCAGAAAATGAAAGGTAGAAAGCTGAGCATGACATCAACTTTCCTTTTCACTGCATGTCAGTCACTTTATACTATAGATCATTTTCATTATGATACAATGAACTATTTATCTGTATAGGTACTGTAGATTTagtaaatgttataaaaatggTCATCCGTCAAGTGCAGATAATGTGAAATATTGTTATAAAACTCTCATCTTATTATCTTTATGACCTTAAGCATTCATTATTCAGCACCAATATTATTAACATCATGTAAAGTGTAACAGAATATTTTCAATATGCAAACAGTAAATATAACACAgattgcaaatacatgtatattgaatctGGATAGATCAAACACTGAATAAAGAATCCGTGGTCTGTACATGGAGTTTCAATCATTTCAACAAAGaaacagattaaaataaaatatatgaatcaTGACGTTAATCAATACAAACTGttattaaatatcaataatttttctgTTATAGAACCAGCTGCATGCTTATGTAGCATGGGTAAACTCACAGTTAAAGAAGAAGCCGGGAGTGAGGCAGATCGAGGACCTCCGTAATGACATGAGGGATGGGGTGGCCATAGCAGAGCTCATTGAGATTGTCTGTAAGTATTGTAGCCATAGCAGAACTCGATAGGATTGTCAGTTAGTATTGTAGCCATCATATAGCTCTATTTGAGATATGGAGTAGCCATATGAGAGCTCAGTGAGATAGTGTGTAAGTTATGTAGCCATAAGAGAGCTCATTGAGATTGTAAGTAATGTAGCGTTGCAGAACTCATTCAAAGATTGTAAGTAATGTAACCCTAGTAAAGCTCAGTGAGATTGTAAGTAATGTATATCCATAGCAGAGCTCATGGAGATTGTAAGTATTGTAGCCATCAGATAGCTCTATTTGAGATATGGGGTAGCCATATGAGAGCTCAGTGAGATAGTGTGTAAGCTACGTAGCCATAACAGAGCTCAATGAGATTGTCTGTAAGTAATGTAGTCATAGCAGATCTCAATAAGATAGTTAGTATTGTAGCCATTTAGTGAGATAGTGTTAGCTACATGTAGTCGTTGAGATGGTCTGTAAGTAATGTAGCTGTTGCAGAGCTCATTCATAGATTATAAGTAGTGTAGCCCTAGTAAAGCTCAGTGAGATTGTAAGTAATGTATAGCCATAGCAGAGGTCAGTGAGATTGTAAGTGATTAGCCATAGTAGTCCTCATTGAGACGTAACTCATGTTTGAGAGGTATGAATACTTTGATAACGAAAGCAGAGTTTACTGAGATTACTACCGGGGTATGTAGTCATAAGTACATTTAGGAATCAGTGATGagttttttaaagcatttttcatTTACTGATTATAGTCAACTTTTAAGATGTACTAACGGATTatgattataaatacatgtattgatagtCAATAGGCCAAAGAGATGATTACCAGGTAATGATCATTGATATAGAAGTGCTGTGGAAAACAACAGTTTAACTACCGGTACTACATGTACTGGTTTATGATAAAAAGTCCAGGTTTTTATTGCAAAGACAAGATTTTATGAATGAATCTAAGACTGGATAGTAAACTTTTTCTAAATGTAGACTAATTGTATACAAAGTCCAAATCAGTGTTAGAGTGCCTttgtaacaaatatttacaGTAAAAATTTAGATAGAAACCATTGAAAATGTTTACTGTGGACACACACATGGAAATATGTAAACAAGTTGGACAGACAGAAGGAGTGTTAACGTTGTAACATTTACACAATGCTGTATTCATGAAGATGTAGTGACATTTGACAGTATAATGAACATATTTTAGTTACTTCTTTTTAGTCACAAATTATGTTTGTTAACTGGAGTGCATGTCAGTACTGAAAGTGTTAAAATAAGTAATGTATATGTACTGATAGTTGACCAGTAATTGATTTAAATGTTACTCTGGCGAATTGTCTAGATTTCTGTCTTCTTGCagcctttttcttttttcatttgggAAGGGGGGAGCAAGCAGTCTGTTAtttattgatttcatttaaTCTGTGCtgctaaaattattttttaataaaagaaaaggaTATTGGATACTAGAAATTGAGTCAATAGCTTGCTATTGCATTATTTGAAAATCTATTGTTACATTATTTTCAGTCTAAGCATATTGATTAAATCTTACATTGAAACTAATATACCGGTACAAATTTTGCAGTGTGCTTTTTGCAATTGGTCACATGgtttttcctctatttaacttatgaatcatatttttttataacaaaagttgACCTGATGAAAAGTAAACAAGCCATTTAGACAAAAACTTGACCCATACAGCTACTGGTCTAATCAGATTTGATGGATTAATGGGATTAGTGTGATTGTTATTTGTTAAGCCCTAACACAGATAAAACTTTTTGACTATGTCTGAAAGTAAGCAAGGACCTAACCAAAGGGGTTCTTAGCAGGTGTAGTATGTCTACTTGGCATTGATCTCTTTTATTTGTTCAATGAAAGCAAGAGATTTAATTATATTGGACCAACCGCTTTGCTGACAGTAGGGAGTAGTCATTATTTCAATAGATAATTGGCAAGCAGATAAGAATCAATGTTAACTGAGGTAATAGAGATCAGATAGTGTGATTAAAGGGAAGTCTTCTGAATGAAGGATCATTTTGTGaaacgttatacatgtatttcaatatttggtattttttttaataggaaaTGAATTTGAGCAATTATAATAGGAAAATTAAGGgaaaaattgatattgaatCTATGTCAAGTGATTATTGAGGTACACTTAAACAGTCTCAATTTTATCAACCTTcaggtttttattattttggtatttgttttttaaacttgaTATGATAAGAACAGTAGTGTAAATAACTGCAATACaagtttttaaactgtttaatgGTTTGCAAGTTGAAAAAGTTAGCCATTGAGTCGTCAGATTTTTTATTCTATGGTAAATGAGCTCGtcttattttttagtaaatgTTGTAACAAGTGTTGACAAacttttttgcaataaagataaTGGGTTGGACTACTTATTTCCAGCGGGTGAACATTTGGGTGGAATACACAGCTGTCCGTCCTCTACAGCAGAAATGAGAGAGAATGTGGACAGAGTGCTGCAGTACATGGCTGCCAACCGTATCCGCATGCATCACACAAACGCCAAAGGTACATGGAGAATTTATGAACAAGAACATTTGACTGTTAGACTCGATTACTGACCAATTGTTATTCATTCCAGTCAGATTTTTTCTACATACCAGTATCCAGTTGTTTGGTATTATATCTGGAGGGATGACTGATAGAGAAATTTTGCATTTGGTTTATAGACTGTTTATCATGAACTGAAATAAAGCAATCATAAACGGAATTTCCTACAGCTAAAATCATTTTCACTCTCAGAAAATTGGCCTTTAATGTTGAAATTAACCTCCTTTAGGGATGGGTGGAAAATTAAAGAGCAGCAAAAATTGCTAAATGAATTTCAGCGGGAATATTAATGTGATCAATAAAACCTACACTAGCATGAAATATTATCTGTTTTCTCAACAAAATCACAAGTTTTAACATCGAATTGAATATCATTTTCAGATATTGTGGAAGGCAAGTTAAAGAGCATTATGAGGCTGATTTTGGCTTTAGCTGCTCATTTCAAACCTCAGTGTGTCAAACATTCCACTCACCAAAGACGGCTGTCGGGATCTGCCATGACCGGTCTTGTTCAGGTATAGAGGTCAAAGGTGAAAGTGTGAGCAAAGGTTGCTGTGACTTTACACTTAATGACATCAGTAGTTGACAtatgataatatacatgtacatgtattggaaTAACTCCGAAGTGAAGTGATGATATGATACATATAATTAACTTAACGAGGCCgtgtacagaacgagtacgcacgctttcgcgcagcgttttatttgtattgtgacgtcatctttttgcttgtttgacgccatggcgtgatagttttatctgcagatattcagcgaaatttgttgaaaatggctcgtttaatgcgtaaaattaatgttatattgtggaataaacataactgtctcgaagtataagctatatttgggtcGGGTTGAAAaagtgaagagggttcagcaggccaaaccctctgtcacgttttcttaacccgcctaaatatagcttaattcatatatttcaagacagtaaccatgtattttatattaatgacccttaatatgtgatgttatatattttttttattatttaaatatgtctgaaggctttaataatactataaagatcaccttttccgcctttgtcaaataaaaaatagccattatctgacaaatctgggaaattgggcatacaaaaatcaactttgataagaccccaggaacaaaccaggaggtaaaaggtttttttttatttgaccttttgatgccttttagcaataactttaatatgtagaacaaaaaaagaaatccctagggcagaagtttaaaaatatgtgcaaaattgatacatttcaagcgaaatcccatagggtcctatgttaaagattaacaaactttgagatgaccccctaaacaaatggtgtggtaaatgtcttattttttaatcttaaaataataattatatcagtagaaattcaggtaaaacatttcattaaaaaatctagggcagaacaaattagacccggcctcgttaagatGCAGCTGTTGTTTGGGGGCTAATGGTATTTAAGTGGGTTCATTTTGGgataaaacattcaatacatgtattatgattgAATGAAATTACCACCGAAATGTCACAATGATTAACGTAGCTGTAGACTGCAGACATTTGTTAGGACTGCAATTAAGCATGAAGTATACTAGGGAATACTGTAATTAATACTGTATTGATTCCAGGGAGCTTCTGCAGCTTTGACGGAGGCTCGCAGAAATGCAGCAAAGGCCGGTAATAGCTTCAGACGCAACCGACCACCTACTAACTATGCTGATCGCAGGTGTGttgtaaagaataaagaaaaaaaactttcgtTGTTTGAAATAGTACATATGAAAGATATCAAAGCAAATACCAGAAAACTTTGCTGAtagataaaatgttaaaatgataaACCAAAATCAGATGCACTGACAGGATATTTCCTTACTTGCAGTGTACATGCATGGCAgatgttataaaagatataaCTGCTCAGAgcaataaatgtattaattccATGGACTGGTTAtcttttgaataaaagaaaaaagtgttCACAGGAAAACAAGAAAGTATTTACAGGAATATTCTACCAGTTTCACAATGTTCATTTTTGTCCATCAGGAAAACGTATCATGGCAGTAGTTCTGACCAGTTCAGTGATTCAGACCAGAGTTTTGGGgaccagcggaagaccttattgggTCGAGATGAGGGGGATGGAGCCAGTGCAGACAAGAGTCCTCTATCTAGTGCACATATACCCAGCACCCTGACCCAGCATCCAGCAGCCAGGGGAATGTCATCCTCACTCTCCAAAAGTCATTCCTCAGACCAAATATCAGGTATTTGGCAAAGAGGTACATTGTTTTACAAGAATGTTGTTAGGAACATTTGGGCAATATCAAAgtgcatttatttctttatttttggagagttcttttttttttttttggtaaagtaAACTAAGAGTTATTTATCACGGTTAAGCAATTTCTTTCTGTATTGGAAGTggactttaaaaatatcttatttggtAACTATTATGCATGAGAAATTATTTCATTGGAAATAATACTGCTAAAAATAGAATGATATAACCTAATACAAACTCCCAAAACCAGCTTTAGCTATTTAAATGTGTAACACTGTGACTTAATTACAACTAGACATTTTGTCCATAGAACACCCCCCCTTCCAAGAAAATAAAgttcttaaataatttgaaaattaaaacctttcaaaaatagatttcatgtttactgaaatattttatgatataacCTATCCTATCTTCAATAATGagcaaattaaaagtaaatgacaTATATTGTTGATAGCAAAGGACAGTGGAACAGAGTTAGAGGATTCTGGGTCCAACTTAGTCGAGCGTTCTCATTTTGATGACTTGGTGACGGAGTACATTGATGTGTATGAGGATATGAAACATACCAAAGATGATTTACTGAAACTACAGGACCTGGTAAGTAGAATCTTGTCAGACTTTAAAGAAAACCATTTGATGAGAAGTTATgcttgattttttaaacttttcctgaTAATATGTCCGACAACCGTTAAACCCTAAACTTAGATGATTCAAAAAAAGATGGATAGCATATTTGTCCCCAAGAAAGAAAATTAGACTACTAGCTATTAGTTTGCACACGTTTTGTGGATTAGGAGTGTAAAAGTAAAATGGGAAGAACAGCAATagagtttgtttgtttttgttagtTACTGTGTGGGGAACCACCAGACGGGGAGGAGGGAGACAAGTCTGTGTTGATGGGGTCTAGTCCAGAGGAGCAAATTGTAAgtagataaaaatatatctacatCTACAGTGTATGTGATAAAggactacatgtataactattgtaattatgtaaattctgttcattttaacaactatttaaaaaaaagattatagtTTTATTCATGCATTattgttttcatcttttacatgtatgtcagtTTGAAAtagttttgacaatatttttatcattgattAAGGATTCCTTCTCTCAGATTTTCAAGTAATTAGTATAGATTCCATAAGTGAATGTTTTTCTCTCATCAATGTTGACTTTTCCAGGCAATATTAAAGAGTCAGCTGTTACAGTCTACAATAATACAGAATGATTTACGAGAGGACCTGTCTCGGACGAAGAATGAGTGTATGCTACTACAGGGAAACAAGGTGAGGACTTTTGATACACTACAGTAAAACATGATTTAACAGTAAAACATGATTATAGCaaacacacttataatgaatGGACACTTAAAGCAAAGTTATTTTCATTCCCCAAGGGTTTAAAACGTATTGTAAAGCTTACGGATATAGTGAATTACGTTTATAACAAAGCAGAAAAACCCGTCCCTGTTACTTggttataagcatgttttacttTATAGGAAAAACTCAGAGTTTGAGCTTCTTTGAATTTGTTATGCATGTATACTCCCTTTTAAAATTGTAGAAATATTAAGTTGCACTAGTGTAGCTCTGTTATTAACCTGTCTTTGTTTTTGTGTAGGGGGGAATACAGCAGAGGTTAACAGAACAAGATGAGACGATCAACCAACTGAAGCAAGAAATATTACGGAGAGATTTTGACAAGCAAAACTCAGAATTAGAAAAGGTAGAGataatgaacataaaaaaaCTTGTACTCTTGTAATAGAATAGTTTAAGTGCTTACTACTTGTATGTTGGTGTAAATGATATCTATCAAAATGACATAGGGTTTCAAAAGGTTGATGGTTGTATTGTTGCAAGAAAGTTTTCAAACTTGTGTAGATACATTAATTACAAAATACCATTTATCTATTTTACAGATTGAATTACGAAAGAATATGCAAGAAAGAGACAAATCAGTTTTAGATTTAAAGGTAAGAATATGGGTTGATAATATTCATTTTCAGAAGTCTTGATCGAATTGCATTACATAGTGAAATAAATCTTCTGAAAAATCTGATTAGTTAAATGAAAAGGGAATTAAGAGAAAttggtatgtacatgtaggtatgcTAATTTAGAAACATATTTCAAAAGCATTCACCAAATGTTTTTTGTGTTGAAATGCACTTAAATTTTTATTAGTTCAAAGAAGACATACAGTAAACCAGTCTTCTGTATACTGGGATATTCCAGTAATTGGTTGTATGTAAATGTTATACAGAAAGAGATGGCCAGAAGAGACCAGCGGATAGACCAGCTCCAGAATGAGCTACAGATGCAGATCCAGGAGAAAGAGTCCATTACCAGGGCTCTGAAACAGCAGATCTCCGAGCTACACGACCGGCTGAGGGTTGTAGGGGAACATGGGGTGAGAGACACTCGGCTTCCTTTGTGATCAGTTGTCTTATACTTGTACCATTCAATGaaagatagatacatgtagctcaaaTTTCAAACCTTTACAGTAAAGAGTTACTTCTTTAAGCAATGTAAtcaaatgttatacatgtacttttgcaGAGGATAAATAAAGTGCAATTTTTGTAAAGTATTGGAAAcataagattaaaaaattagACTCTTGTGATAAATGGTCCATGTAAATGAACATGCACATGTTGTAATAGTGATAAccataatttgtaaattgtgaaGGAGGTTGCTAGATGGTGTAACATTGTTTTACAGGCCACTTTAAAGGCCAGAGTTGCAGTGCAAGACAAAAGAATGGCAAAGTTAGAAGGAAAGATTTTGTCATCTTCTGATCGGGATTCCTCCGTTTCCTCACAGGTAATCATCAGGAAGTCTCCATTTCTTTTACGGAGTTATCAGTAACTTTTAGGCAAAACAAATTGATCTGTTTTCATGGgccaaaaaatgtatataatataaatgagaAAATATCATGCTTATTTTATTGTGAAAGTTATCTGAAGAAATATTACAATGAAAGGGggcattattttaattttatttttacaacttcattattaaattacttatttcccctttgaaaatgttaataaaattgaTGAATGTTTTTTTCTGCCCACTGAGGTTTGTCTGTGTAGTATTGTGTGTAGTGTCCTACAGTGAAAACACTGTACATATGCATGTTTGGAGAGTATGAGTCGGTGTTAACAAATATACTTGTATgttaaatgcatgtacatgcaatGCTTTAAATTGACATCCCATAGAAGGCTCTCTTGTGAAAGTATAGTGATTAAGTGATTGACATTTTTAActggttatattttttttaaagggcaGTGTAGATGATCTCCAGGTGGTGAGGGATTCACTAAGCAGTTTACGGGTGTGTTTTAAGGGAGGGGACCCACAACTCCACACCCTGGACACCCTGGAACATAGTGTCTCATCTCTTCTagagaaaaaccaacaaaacaaCAGTACATCAAGTAATGGAAGCCATCAGGTAAGTGTCCACTTCTGGTTAACTTAATGCTTTGAGTATATTGGAAGAAACTTGCTGTGTAATGTGTATAAAAAAGAGGAGAactaataaatacatgtatcacacatTGTTATGTGAACAAAATTGCAACTGATTTTGatcaatgtatttaaaaagcACCTTGTTTCCTTATGTATGATATAAGATCAGTGATTATTGCTCGATTTCATGATTGTAGAATTCGTACAGCAGCAATTCATCGCGGCGAATGAACTTTGACTGTACGGGTGATGTACGGAGATCCCCTATCACAGCCATACCAGGTAGTACAAGTGAGTGCATTAGTTTGCTGTGGTCTCTTACAATACTAAACATGGGTTGTGGATCACAAGGGGTGGACTGAACTGTTGTGTGGGGTGGATCCAAGGTATTTCTGTATCACACTTAACCCACTGAGAAATAATGGAGCCCTGTAACATGACTTGAATGCCTTTTTTGTGCAGTGTGTTACATATGTCCACTCACCAATTGTTATTAACTTGTGGTTTGGAATTGTGCATGCACTGCTGGTGGAAAATATCACAGGAGAAGTTTGAATTAAtgattaattgataaaactctttaaaagaaaaaacaaacttcTTCCTCATTgtacaggtaactctcgatggctcgaacttcgatccctcgaagttcttgatcgctcgaagtgagtctagggtcccgatttttttccctatataactaagcaaatttactcttgatttctcgaactcttgatctctcgaaaccCTTGATCCCTCGAAGTCAAACTGAAGTCCCGTTATTCATAATCTATAGTTTTTTACCCTCGATACCTCGAAGTCGCCCTGTATCTCCAAGCGCTATACCTAATTAACACCTACTTGGTCATTTAAATTGCTCCAGGCGTTAGACGCGGGACCGTGTCACGGGTTGTTTATTTAGGCGACACTTGTCCAGCAAGGTGATAATTGTTTGATGATTGCCCATACCGATACCTAATCTATAATCAACACCAACCGTTTTACGATAATTTGGAGAcgcaatgaaaatgagaaattaattgaGACGAAACGATGATATTGAGCCatggtcaaattttagaattataaaactgtaaaaattatgtttagcagcatcattgtcattataatgattattcCTGAACAAGTTcctattatgaatttatttaatacttgttttattcagttttaaagaaaaacatcaatttctgtatattttactgaaaagaaaacgttGTTTAAGCACGTGCGTAAGGTTAGCACTAAATAAATGGCTGAATCATAACATCCggtaagactaattttaaaacccgTCGGTCAACCTGGAAAATTCCGAACTCTTGAAAACTCGAACTCTTGAAACCTCGAAGTTTTTCCTCGGTCCCATGGACTTCGAGCtatcgagagttacctgtataAACATACTTGAGAAGAAGTAACACTTGGGAGGAAAATAACTatagaaataaagtatttttattttcttcattacTTTAAAATACAGTGTAGgctaatttttcattatattttgtttttatttgccAAAGGTTTCTCAGTCAATCAATTAGATGGACCACCTAATGGAAACATAGGAAAGGGCCAGAACTCCACCAAAGTGCTCTACTTCACGGACAAGACAGTCAATCCTTGCATGTGTACAATCCAGAAAAGGTTGGTATGAGTTCTTGTAACAAAAGTCTGCATTTTCTTGTTTAGCTTCACTCCCAATGCCTCAACTTTGTCAAGTTGTGATATATAGATTCAGTACTAAATATTAGAGATGTGTGTTTACAATAACGATATCATTTGGTTGCACTAGACACATATTgatgataattattttcatagaATGATCACTAATTTTCAAAAGAACAAAAGCTGCTTTAGTTTTTGACATATAAACCTTACTCTAAGTATGTAGCTAGCTActgatttattataatacatgaGGTAGATTTTGAACCCTTTCTTTGCCAGGACACAAAACAATTCAAAAGAAAGCTCTGTGTGATGAGAGATTGGTAGGTATTGAACTCTAGTTAACTAGGTAGAGTGCAAAATTTCCTAGCCAAACCCTTCTGTAACTTGTGCTGTGCTCTCGGTTTAGCCCATTGTGCTGTGCTCGGTCTAGCACCTTATAAATGGTGACAGGCTATTGTGTGCTCTGCTGTGAGAACCACTTTCATGTTGGCTTCAAAGTGAAAATCCCAGTTTCGTCATCTGCCTTTTGAATATAATCATGGGAAAATCCCTTTATATCAGCTCCATTTATATTATCTGTGTGAAACGGAGACCTGATTTTTATTATGATgaaccattttatttcattgaaatgtgCATTATATATCTAAAAGCAAAACTTTCTAGTCTAGAGTATCTATGAATTAATGGACTGATATTAGAGTCACTTGTACTCTAATTTGTTTGGGAGGAGTGTTTTGTTCTTGTACAATGACAAAAAACTCCAGGTGATACAATTAATCtctaaaacaataattatataatgatGTTGCTCCATTTAATGtatatgaaatgttttatttcaatgtttttcagaCTAGGGGAAATAACTCTGAAAGACTTTAAACAAATCCATGATAAGAGTTCAGGAAACTACCGATATTCTTTCAAAGCTCTGGACCCGGAGTTTGGAACAGTCAAAGAGGAAGTGATGAATGACGATGACATTATTCCTGGTTGGGAAGGGAAAATTGTCGCATGGATTGAAGAAGACACCGGATAGCAGCCGAGTGAGGAGACTGATTCTATAATGGCTATCGTGTTCTTGTGATACCTCAGCTTTCTCGTCTATCCTGCCTATGTTTGTTGATCCTTAGACtttgttatgttttatttgtGCTCTTTTACTGTTATCAAAGCAAGTCATGCTTTGAGATTTTGGGCTCAATGGGCAAAATATTTTGCTAATCATATTTGTTGTGAAGGTTATCAATGTCAAAGGTTTTTCTATGAGACAGGTGCTTCCAGAAAAGAAGCATATGATTACATGAAAGGCATGTCTCATTATTACAGAAAGTTATTTAGGGAAAGGAAGAGGGGAAGTtacatattt
The nucleotide sequence above comes from Magallana gigas chromosome 2, xbMagGiga1.1, whole genome shotgun sequence. Encoded proteins:
- the LOC105347801 gene encoding dixin isoform X2 gives rise to the protein MERISVMSYGEKQMGSPLCPNNPDFRRGDGSYNNLLQRSPKPLNSSLESRLSPRVKVGVELSILKSNSPMARDNKMTTGGHYRGGSDLSSTHGPLPSTPSITDTESDSNGMSNSNYDQRKMSESSSPSKTPEDEGSKSWEDWQNQLHAYVAWVNSQLKKKPGVRQIEDLRNDMRDGVAIAELIEIVSGEHLGGIHSCPSSTAEMRENVDRVLQYMAANRIRMHHTNAKDIVEGKLKSIMRLILALAAHFKPQCVKHSTHQRRLSGSAMTGLVQGASAALTEARRNAAKAGNSFRRNRPPTNYADRRKTYHGSSSDQFSDSDQSFGDQRKTLLGRDEGDGASADKSPLSSAHIPSTLTQHPAARGMSSSLSKSHSSDQISGIWQRAKDSGTELEDSGSNLVERSHFDDLVTEYIDVYEDMKHTKDDLLKLQDLLLCGEPPDGEEGDKSVLMGSSPEEQIAILKSQLLQSTIIQNDLREDLSRTKNECMLLQGNKGGIQQRLTEQDETINQLKQEILRRDFDKQNSELEKIELRKNMQERDKSVLDLKKEMARRDQRIDQLQNELQMQIQEKESITRALKQQISELHDRLRVVGEHGATLKARVAVQDKRMAKLEGKILSSSDRDSSVSSQGSVDDLQVVRDSLSSLRVCFKGGDPQLHTLDTLEHSVSSLLEKNQQNNSTSSNGSHQNSYSSNSSRRMNFDCTGDVRRSPITAIPGFSVNQLDGPPNGNIGKGQNSTKVLYFTDKTVNPCMCTIQKRLGEITLKDFKQIHDKSSGNYRYSFKALDPEFGTVKEEVMNDDDIIPGWEGKIVAWIEEDTG
- the LOC105347801 gene encoding dixin isoform X6, with the protein product MERISVMSYGEKQMGSPLCPNNPDFRRGDGSYNNLLQRSPKPLNSSLESRLSPRVKVGVELSILKSNSPMARDNKMTTGGHYRGGSDLSSTHGPLPSTPSITDTESDSNGMSNSNYDQRKMSESSSPSKTPEDEGSKSWEDWQNQLHAYVAWVNSQLKKKPGVRQIEDLRNDMRDGVAIAELIEIVSGEHLGGIHSCPSSTAEMRENVDRVLQYMAANRIRMHHTNAKDIVEGKLKSIMRLILALAAHFKPQCVKHSTHQRRLSGSAMTGLVQGASAALTEARRNAAKAGNSFRRNRPPTNYADRRKTYHGSSSDQFSDSDQSFGDQRKTLLGRDEGDGASADKSPLSSAHIPSTLTQHPAARGMSSSLSKSHSSDQISGIWQRAKDSGTELEDSGSNLVERSHFDDLVTEYIDVYEDMKHTKDDLLKLQDLLLCGEPPDGEEGDKSVLMGSSPEEQIAILKSQLLQSTIIQNDLREDLSRTKNECMLLQGNKGGIQQRLTEQDETINQLKQEILRRDFDKQNSELEKIELRKNMQERDKSVLDLKKEMARRDQRIDQLQNELQMQIQEKESITRALKQQISELHDRLRVVGEHGATLKARVAVQDKRMAKLEGKILSSSDRDSSVSSQGSVDDLQVVRDSLSSLRVCFKGGDPQLHTLDTLEHSVSSLLEKNQQNNSTSSNGSHQNSYSSNSSRRMNFDCTGDVRRSPITAIPGFSVNQLDGPPNGNIGKGQNSTKVLYFTDKTVNPCMCTIQKRTQNNSKESSV
- the LOC105347801 gene encoding dixin isoform X7 encodes the protein MMWSDSINTTLLAFPEEATSWKEESGWEEMGLWLMSESSSPSKTPEDEGSKSWEDWQNQLHAYVAWVNSQLKKKPGVRQIEDLRNDMRDGVAIAELIEIVSGEHLGGIHSCPSSTAEMRENVDRVLQYMAANRIRMHHTNAKDIVEGKLKSIMRLILALAAHFKPQCVKHSTHQRRLSGSAMTGLVQGASAALTEARRNAAKAGNSFRRNRPPTNYADRRKTYHGSSSDQFSDSDQSFGDQRKTLLGRDEGDGASADKSPLSSAHIPSTLTQHPAARGMSSSLSKSHSSDQISGIWQRAKDSGTELEDSGSNLVERSHFDDLVTEYIDVYEDMKHTKDDLLKLQDLLLCGEPPDGEEGDKSVLMGSSPEEQIAILKSQLLQSTIIQNDLREDLSRTKNECMLLQGNKGGIQQRLTEQDETINQLKQEILRRDFDKQNSELEKIELRKNMQERDKSVLDLKKEMARRDQRIDQLQNELQMQIQEKESITRALKQQISELHDRLRVVGEHGATLKARVAVQDKRMAKLEGKILSSSDRDSSVSSQGSVDDLQVVRDSLSSLRVCFKGGDPQLHTLDTLEHSVSSLLEKNQQNNSTSSNGSHQNSYSSNSSRRMNFDCTGDVRRSPITAIPGSTSFSVNQLDGPPNGNIGKGQNSTKVLYFTDKTVNPCMCTIQKRLGEITLKDFKQIHDKSSGNYRYSFKALDPEFGTVKEEVMNDDDIIPGWEGKIVAWIEEDTG